From a single Myotis daubentonii chromosome 5, mMyoDau2.1, whole genome shotgun sequence genomic region:
- the LOC132234134 gene encoding olfactory receptor-like protein OLF4 gives MVQGNDTSISEFILLGVSEEPELQPLIFGLFLSMYLATVLGNLPIILAFSSDSHLHTPMYFFLSNLSLVDICFTSTTIPKMLWNIQTQSKAITYEGCITQMYFFLLFAGLDNFLLTVMAYDRYVAICHPLHYTVIMNPRLCGLLVLVSWIMSALYALLQSLIVSGLSFCAYLEIPHFFCELNQMVQLACSDTFLNNMVMYFGVVLLGGGALAGILYSYSKIVSSIRGISSAQGKYKAFSTCASHLSVVSLFYCASLGVYLSSAATQSSHSSATASVMYAVVTPMLNPFIYSLKNKDIKEALKRFVGMTSIKGPVVLGMRKWP, from the coding sequence ATGGTACAAGGCAATGATACCTCAATTTCAGAATTTATTCTCCTGGGAGTTTCAGAAGAACCAGAACTgcagcccctcatatttgggcttttcctctccatgtacctggCCACTGTACTGGGAAACCTGCCCATCATCCTGGCCTTCAGCTCAGATTCCCAcctccacacgcccatgtacttcttcctctccaacctgtccttggtagacatctgtttcacctccaccaccatcccaaAGATGTTGTGgaacatccagacacagagcaAAGCCATCACCTATGAAGGCTGCATCACACagatgtattttttcttattatttgccGGACTGGACAACTTCCTCTTGACCGTGATGGCCTATGACAggtatgtggccatctgccaccccctgcactacACAGTCATCATGAACCCCCggctctgtggactgctggttctggtgtcctggatcatgagtGCCCTCTATGCCTTGTTACAAAGCTTAATAGTGTCGGGATTGTCCTTCTGTGCATACTTGGAAATCCctcactttttctgtgaactcaatCAGATGGTCCAACTTGCCTGTTCTGACACCTTTCTTAATAACATGGTGATGTATTTTGGAGTTGTGTTGCTAGGTGGTGGTGCTCTTGCTGGGATCCTTTACTCTTACTCTAAGATAGTGTCCTCCATACGAGGAATCTCATCAGCTCAGGGGAAGTATAAAGCATTTTCTACGTGTGCATCTCACCTCTCAGTTGTCTCCCTATTTTATTGTGCAAGCCTAGGAGTgtatctcagctctgctgctaccCAAAGCTCACACTCAAGTGCAACAGCCTCAGTGATGTATGCCGTGGTCACACCCATGCTCAACCCTTTCATTTACAGTCTGAAGAACAAAGACATAAAGGAGGCTCTGAAAAGATTTGTTGGGATGACAAGCATAAAAGGTCCAGTTGTCTTAGGGATGAGGAAGTGGCCATGA
- the LOC132234136 gene encoding olfactory receptor 7A5-like isoform X2, translated as MRQGNDTLISEFLLLGFSEEPALKPLIFGLFLSMYLITVLGNLLIILAISSDSHLHTPMYFFLSNLSLLDISVTSTTVPKMLWNIQTQSRVITYAGCITQMYFFIFFGGLDDFLLAVMAYDRYVAICHPLHYMVIMNPRLCGLLVLVSWIMSALNSLVETLIMLQLSFCTDLEIPHFFCEIKQIVQLACSDTFLNNMVMYFGVVLLGGGPLVGILYSYSKIVSSIRGISSAQGKYKAFSTCASHLWVVSLFYGTSLGVYLSSAATQSSHSSAAASVMYTVVTPMLNPFIYSLRNKDIKRSLKRFFVMAGTKGTSILR; from the exons Atgaggcaagga AATGATACTCtgatttcagaatttcttctccTGGGATTTTCAGAGGAACCAGCACTGAagcccctcatatttgggcttttcctctccatgtacctgatcactgtgttgggaaacctgctcatcatctTGGCCatcagctcagactcccacctgcacacacccatgtacttcttcctctccaacctgtccttgTTAGACATCAGTGTCACCTCCACCACCGTCCCAAAGATGCTGTGgaacatccagacacagagcaGAGTCATCACCTATGCAGGCTGCATCACACAgatgtattttttcatattctttggaGGACTGGATGACTTTCTGCTGGCCGTGATGGCCTATGACAGGTATGTGGCCATCTGTCACCCTCTGCACTATATGGTCATCATGAACCCCCggctctgtggactgctggttctggTGTCCTGGATAATGAGTGCCCTGAATTCCTTGGTAGAAACCTTAATAATGTTGCAACTGTCCTTCTGTACGGACTTGGAAATCCCCCACTTTTTCTGTGAAATCAAACAGATAGTCCAACTTGCCTGTTCTGACACCTTTCTTAATAACATGGTGATGTATTTTGGAGTTGTGTTGCTGGGTGGTGGTCCTCTTGTTGGTATCCTTTACTCTTACTCTAAGATAGTGTCCTCCATAAGAGGAATCTCATCAGCTCAGGGGAAGTATAAAGCATTTTCTACCTGTGCATCTCACCTCTGggttgtctccttattttatggTACTAGCCTAGGAGTgtatctcagctctgctgctaccCAAAGCTCACACTCAAGTGCAGCAGCCTCAGTGATGTACACAgtggtcacacccatgctgaaccccttcatctacagtctcAGGAACAAAGACATAAAGAGGTCCCTGAAAAGATTCTTTGTGATGGCAGGTACAAAGGGGACAAGCATCCTGAGGTAG
- the LOC132234136 gene encoding olfactory receptor 7A17-like isoform X1 gives MGPENDTLISEFLLLGFSEEPALKPLIFGLFLSMYLITVLGNLLIILAISSDSHLHTPMYFFLSNLSLLDISVTSTTVPKMLWNIQTQSRVITYAGCITQMYFFIFFGGLDDFLLAVMAYDRYVAICHPLHYMVIMNPRLCGLLVLVSWIMSALNSLVETLIMLQLSFCTDLEIPHFFCEIKQIVQLACSDTFLNNMVMYFGVVLLGGGPLVGILYSYSKIVSSIRGISSAQGKYKAFSTCASHLWVVSLFYGTSLGVYLSSAATQSSHSSAAASVMYTVVTPMLNPFIYSLRNKDIKRSLKRFFVMAGTKGTSILR, from the coding sequence ATGGGACCTGAGAATGATACTCtgatttcagaatttcttctccTGGGATTTTCAGAGGAACCAGCACTGAagcccctcatatttgggcttttcctctccatgtacctgatcactgtgttgggaaacctgctcatcatctTGGCCatcagctcagactcccacctgcacacacccatgtacttcttcctctccaacctgtccttgTTAGACATCAGTGTCACCTCCACCACCGTCCCAAAGATGCTGTGgaacatccagacacagagcaGAGTCATCACCTATGCAGGCTGCATCACACAgatgtattttttcatattctttggaGGACTGGATGACTTTCTGCTGGCCGTGATGGCCTATGACAGGTATGTGGCCATCTGTCACCCTCTGCACTATATGGTCATCATGAACCCCCggctctgtggactgctggttctggTGTCCTGGATAATGAGTGCCCTGAATTCCTTGGTAGAAACCTTAATAATGTTGCAACTGTCCTTCTGTACGGACTTGGAAATCCCCCACTTTTTCTGTGAAATCAAACAGATAGTCCAACTTGCCTGTTCTGACACCTTTCTTAATAACATGGTGATGTATTTTGGAGTTGTGTTGCTGGGTGGTGGTCCTCTTGTTGGTATCCTTTACTCTTACTCTAAGATAGTGTCCTCCATAAGAGGAATCTCATCAGCTCAGGGGAAGTATAAAGCATTTTCTACCTGTGCATCTCACCTCTGggttgtctccttattttatggTACTAGCCTAGGAGTgtatctcagctctgctgctaccCAAAGCTCACACTCAAGTGCAGCAGCCTCAGTGATGTACACAgtggtcacacccatgctgaaccccttcatctacagtctcAGGAACAAAGACATAAAGAGGTCCCTGAAAAGATTCTTTGTGATGGCAGGTACAAAGGGGACAAGCATCCTGAGGTAG
- the LOC132234137 gene encoding olfactory receptor 7A10-like — MPMYFFLSNLSLVDICFTSTTIPKMLVNIQTQSKVITYVGCITQMYFLTLFGGWYNFLLIVMAYDRYVAICHPQQDTVIMNPRLCGLLVLVSWIISVLNSLLYSLLISRLSFPAELDIPHCFCETKQRIKLACSDTFLNNVVMYFITVLLGAGPLVGIIYSYSKLVSSICGIPSAQGKYKAFSTCASHLPAVSLFYGTVLGVP, encoded by the coding sequence atgcccatgtacttcttcctctccaacctgtccttggtagacatctgtttcacctccaccaccatcccaaagatgctggtgaacatccagacacagagcaAAGTCATCACCTATGTAGGCTGCATCACACAGATGTATTTTCTCACACTCTTTGGAGGTTGGTACAACTTCCTTCTAATTGTGATGGCCTATGACAggtatgtggccatctgccacccacaGCAAGACACAGTCATCATGAATCCCCggctctgtggactgctggttctggtgtcctggatcataAGTGTCCTGAATTCCTTGTTATATAGCTTACTGATATCAAGACTGTCCTTCCCTGCAGAATTAGATATCCCCCACTGTTTCTGTGAAACTAAGCAGAGGATCAAACTTGCCTGTTCTGACACCTTTCTTAATAACGTGGTGATGTATTTTATAACTGTACTACTGGGTGCTGGTCCCCTCGTTGGTATCATTTACTCTTACTCTAAGCTAGTGTCCTCCATATGTGGAATCCCATCAGCTCAGGGGAAGTATAAAGCATTTTCTACCTGTGCGTCTCACCTCCCAGCTGTCTCCTTATTTTATGGTACAGTCCTAGGAGTACCATAG